A window of Thermoproteus sp. genomic DNA:
CTTAAATAAATCGATATATCTCTATGCTAAGCCCCAACGAGTTGAAGAAATTCATCAGGAGGAGCAACTCCGTGCTTGTGGTTTGGGACGTACAGGAGGCCCTAGTAAATATGATCTTCAACAGAGACGAGTTCCTCGCGAAGTTGAAGGAGCTTATAGACGGCGCCAGGAGGTACAACGTGCCTATAGTCTACACCAAAATCACGCCGTTCCCTCCGAGGTTCGCCTCGCCCTTTAGGAGAAGTGGCTGGGACCCCGGAGATATCCACAAGGAGGTATACCCCAAAGAGGGGGATGTCGTATTGAATAAAAACACCACATCTATATTCGTCGGGACGAACTTCGAGTTGTTGTTGAGGAACGCCGGCCTCACGACGATAGTATTTACGGGCATAGCTACCGACATAGGCGTGGAGACCTCGGCCCGCCACGCCCAGGCGCTGGGCTTCCTGCCGGTAATCGCCAAAGAGGCGGTGTCCTCTGGAGATAAGGATGCCCACGAGAGGTCTCTGGCCAATATGGCTAGGCTCTTCCCCGTCTTGACAAACGCGGAGATCTTAGAGCTCTGGGAGAAAAACCCCTAGCTTCTGGCCGACGCTAAATTCCGTCAATTTTTGTATTTGGCGGGATCGGCCCCTGACGGAATTAGAGGGAGCCCGCCGGGCGGTAAGGTTTTATTTATAGAGAGTGAATCTGTCGTGTCGGACGTAGTAAGGATCTCAACGGGCGTCGAGGAGCTGGACAAAGCCCTTGAGGGCGGGATTCCAAAGGGCTCTTGGGTGGCGGTTACGGGGGAGCCCGGCGTGGGCAAGTCCATATTGGCTATGCATTTCGCATATGCCGGCTTGAAGGCTGGCGACCCCGTGGTCTACGTCACTACGGAGCAGGAGTTTAAGGACGTGATGGAGCAGGCTTCGCAGTTGGGGATGGACTTCTCCAAGTTCTCGGCATACAACATAGCCTGGAGGAGGGAGCCCGAGGAGATGCCCCAGATAGTGGTGGTGGACATATTCGGCCTGCTGAAGGTGGCGCGGCAGATGACCGAAAAGGCGAAAGAGGAAAACCCCGAAAAAGTGAGGCGTTACGCCGCCCTCTCGGTGGACACCCTTATAGAGGCCATAAACGAGGCCTACGACGTGTTGGGGGTGTTAGAGGAAGGCGGCCGTACTCCGGTCAAACACGTGAGGCTTGTGATAGACTCCATGTCGGCCTTTTGGGTCGACAAGCCGGTCATGGCCCGCAAATATTCCTACCAGCTAAAGATTGCCACACATAGGGACAACGTGACTGCCCTGCTCACAAGCCAATATGCGCCTACTACCGGCCAGGCCTACGGCTTCGGGCTGGAGCACATCGCCGACGGGGTGATACACATGTGGATGGACGACGTCGAGTCGGCGAAGGAGGTGAGGCGCCACCTCATAATCAAGAAGATGCGGATGACCAACCACTACAGGCGGGCCTTCGACGTGGAGATAACGCCGGGGAGGGGGCTAGTGCTGAAGCCCGTCTAAACCATCCTACGAATCAACTCGTTTATCGCCGGGCCCCTATAGCCCAGATCGCCCCCCTCGGCGAAACTCTTCTTGGTGTTCTTAAAGCCGCCTATAGGCGGATGGAGCCTAAAGAACGGCTTCAGATAGGGTATGCAGAGGACCTTCCCCTCCCTCTTGGGCCACTGGCCCCTCTTGGGGCAGTCCAACCTCTCTATTTCGCCCGAGACGTAGGCGAGCGCCACCTCCTCGAAGCTCTGCCAGCCGTATTTCTTCAAGTGGTCTAGCGTTAACGGCTTATCGCCGACGATCTTCCCCCTTTTCGCCAACACCTCGGCGAGAGTGTCAGCGTCTATCTCGCCCCAAGTTATCCAGTTCTGGGCCTTCTCCAACATGCCCTCTATATGTGGTCTCGCCACTACTAGCGACATGACGAACTTCCTCCTGAGCCTCAGATAGAACAGAGTCTCCTCTACGGCCCTAGGCGTGTTCACTACGCCTCTTATCCTAATTACAGCGAGCCTCGGATACAACACCTCCTCTCTTCGAGCTTCAGCCGTAGCCGTCATAACTTAAACCTATACGTATTCCTCAAGGCGTTATATGTAGCAAGTGCGAAATTCAACGTAGTTCTGGTGTCGCCAAAGGTCTTAGTCCATACGTCCTTTATGCCGGCAAGCCTCAATATGGTCTTCGCGACCTCTCCCGCCACAAGCCCCACGCCCTTAGGCGCGGGGATCAGGCGTATCGCGACGCTACCCGACTTGCCCTCGACGACGAAGGGCACCGAATGGGGCTCGTCGCAAGAACACCTCCAGGAGCCGCATCCCCTCCTCACCGGCGTTATGTTGAGCTTGGCCTCTCTGACGGCCTTCTCTATGGCCTGTCTCACCTGCCTCGCCTTACCTATGCCTATGCCCACATAGCCGTCCTCATTGCCCAACGCCACCACCGCCTGGAACTGGCTCACCTCCCCCGCGTCGGTCTGCCTCTGGACTATATTTATGCTGAGAAGCTCCTGCTTCAAGTTGGGCAGTAGCGCGTCGACGATCTCTGGCTCCTTTATCAGCATATTGGCCGCAAACACCTCGTCTATAGTCCGGATCTTGCCCTCCTTCACCAACTGGCCCAGACGTGTCCTGGGCTCCCACATCGAAAGATCAATAGCGCTCATCGCCGTACCGTGAACCGCCACTATTTAAGCATTTCATGCCGTTTTCAACTTCCAGCTGTGTCTTATACACTCGGGCGCTATTCTCCCCGACCTCAATGCGGATATCGTCTTGGTGTCCGACGGATATCCCGACCCGAAGTCGCCCATCTCGGCCCTGAGTAGATCTATCAATCTGTCCCTCACGACCTTGGCGATTATGCTGGCGGCGGCCACCGAGGGCATACGCTCGGCCTTATTCATGGCTACTACGTTCCGCCCCGACGCGGCCCTTAGGGCGGCGCCAAAACGCTCCGGCCTGGGGTCGGGGCTGTCTACGTAATACAGCTCGGCGTCGCAGAGGCCTATCAACTGCGCGGCTACCTCCAGCTCCAGCTGGTTGAGTTCCCGACGGCGCACCCTCTGGTCGATTATATATGGCTCTATTACTACATAGTTTATACATTCAGCAACGGCTAGTATATCTACATACAGCCTCTCGCGCCTACTACGAGATAGGGCCTTTGAGTCCCTCACTCCAATCCTCTTGAGCTTCTCCTCGTCGCCCGCCACTATGGCTACGACCATTGGGCCCACCACAGGGCCCCGCCCCGCCTCATCCACGCCGGCGATAATCACATAAAGCCGTCAGTCCAGAGATATATGGAAATCCCCAAGGACCTCTCGGCGTATTTACAAGTGGTAACAGACGGCGGCGTGGAGTACATAGCCTGTAGGAGATGTAATAAGCTATTCTTTTCGGTGAAGGACGCGGCTAGACACCTCGCAGAGGTGCACGGAATCAAAATCGCGGCGCAGTTCTACGAGAGGCCTTAAGGTACGCCGCGCTTAAGCCCGTTAAAATTTTTATTGCGACAAACGTAAAGCCGATATGTCAATACACCCGAAGTGGTACGAAAGGCACGTGAGGCACCTAAACGAGGCCATGTTCGCCCTTGAGGAGGGAGACCACAGATCCGCCTGTTACAACGCCTATGTCTCCGTCGAGGCTCTGGCCAAAGGCCTTCTGGGCTACGACCCCTACGGCGGCTTTAACGACATAAAGAGGCTACCCGCCCTAATTAAAGAGGCGGCGGGCGCAGACCCGCCGGAGGACGTGAGCAGATGTGCCTCCTGTCTCGAAAACAAGGCATTTGGAGAAGACGGCGAGAGGTGCGTCAAATGTGCCGAGGTCATCAGCAACTACCTTTACGTCTTCCTCAAGGCTAGGGAGAAGATGAGGCAGATCTGGAGGCCCTACTAGTCCGCTCTAACCGCATCCAGCATACGCCTTGGCGGCCTCGAACACCTCTATGAGGGACTGGAGGTCCAGCCTCCCCGTATTGGTGTTGCGGGGCGAGGGGTGGTACGAGGCGAACACCCTCATGGGGCCCACGTCGACGAAAGCCCCATGCGCGAACTCCGGAGCCCTAACGTCCATGGCCTTAAACACGGCCTCCCAGGCGATCCTCCCCAAGGCCACTACGGCTCTGGGCTTCACTATTTCGAGCTCGGCCTTGAGCCAGTAGGAGCAGTTGTCTACCTCTTCCGCCGTCGGCTTGTTTTTAGGCGGGGCGCACTTCACCGCCGAGGTTATGTATACGCACCTCACCTTAGTGCCGTCGTCTCTAGATATGCTGTAGGGGTTGTTGGAGAGCCCCACGGCGTGTAGGGCCTTGAATAGGAACTGGGCCGAAGAGTCTCCGGTGAACATACGGCCCGTCCTATTCCCCCCGTGGGCGGCCGGCGCGAGCCCCACCACCATTATGCGGGCCTGCGGGTCGCCCCACGGAGGCACGGGGCGCCTCCAATATATCTGCCCCTTAAATCTGGGCAGAGGCGGCACTGACTCCCTGTATTCCACCAACCTCGGACACCTCCTGCATTGAATCAACTCGGCGACGAGTCTCTCCACTGAGGAGCCTACGAGGGACTTAATTATTTCGCGGGCCTCAGCCCGGCGCATCGAAGACGCCAAGGGCTCGACGCTAAGGCGCGAAGAAGGGCGCCGATCGCCGTACGACGCGGACGGCTAGTCGAGTATAAACGCCGAAGGCGTAGAAACCCGCATACCTCACGTCGATTTAGTCCACCGTAGAGCTGCCGTGCGGAATACGTGCTCGACGCCTCCTGCTGGTAGTGGCGCCTCGCGTCGTGCCGTCTCGCGCGAGGAATAATTTATAAAGAGGTCT
This region includes:
- a CDS encoding isochorismatase family cysteine hydrolase, producing the protein MLSPNELKKFIRRSNSVLVVWDVQEALVNMIFNRDEFLAKLKELIDGARRYNVPIVYTKITPFPPRFASPFRRSGWDPGDIHKEVYPKEGDVVLNKNTTSIFVGTNFELLLRNAGLTTIVFTGIATDIGVETSARHAQALGFLPVIAKEAVSSGDKDAHERSLANMARLFPVLTNAEILELWEKNP
- a CDS encoding KaiC domain-containing protein; the protein is MSDVVRISTGVEELDKALEGGIPKGSWVAVTGEPGVGKSILAMHFAYAGLKAGDPVVYVTTEQEFKDVMEQASQLGMDFSKFSAYNIAWRREPEEMPQIVVVDIFGLLKVARQMTEKAKEENPEKVRRYAALSVDTLIEAINEAYDVLGVLEEGGRTPVKHVRLVIDSMSAFWVDKPVMARKYSYQLKIATHRDNVTALLTSQYAPTTGQAYGFGLEHIADGVIHMWMDDVESAKEVRRHLIIKKMRMTNHYRRAFDVEITPGRGLVLKPV
- a CDS encoding 50S ribosomal protein L30, with amino-acid sequence MTATAEARREEVLYPRLAVIRIRGVVNTPRAVEETLFYLRLRRKFVMSLVVARPHIEGMLEKAQNWITWGEIDADTLAEVLAKRGKIVGDKPLTLDHLKKYGWQSFEEVALAYVSGEIERLDCPKRGQWPKREGKVLCIPYLKPFFRLHPPIGGFKNTKKSFAEGGDLGYRGPAINELIRRMV
- a CDS encoding 30S ribosomal protein S5 translates to MSAIDLSMWEPRTRLGQLVKEGKIRTIDEVFAANMLIKEPEIVDALLPNLKQELLSINIVQRQTDAGEVSQFQAVVALGNEDGYVGIGIGKARQVRQAIEKAVREAKLNITPVRRGCGSWRCSCDEPHSVPFVVEGKSGSVAIRLIPAPKGVGLVAGEVAKTILRLAGIKDVWTKTFGDTRTTLNFALATYNALRNTYRFKL
- the rnhB gene encoding ribonuclease HII, with the protein product MIAGVDEAGRGPVVGPMVVAIVAGDEEKLKRIGVRDSKALSRSRRERLYVDILAVAECINYVVIEPYIIDQRVRRRELNQLELEVAAQLIGLCDAELYYVDSPDPRPERFGAALRAASGRNVVAMNKAERMPSVAAASIIAKVVRDRLIDLLRAEMGDFGSGYPSDTKTISALRSGRIAPECIRHSWKLKTA
- a CDS encoding HEPN domain-containing protein: MSIHPKWYERHVRHLNEAMFALEEGDHRSACYNAYVSVEALAKGLLGYDPYGGFNDIKRLPALIKEAAGADPPEDVSRCASCLENKAFGEDGERCVKCAEVISNYLYVFLKAREKMRQIWRPY
- a CDS encoding uracil-DNA glycosylase; amino-acid sequence: MERLVAELIQCRRCPRLVEYRESVPPLPRFKGQIYWRRPVPPWGDPQARIMVVGLAPAAHGGNRTGRMFTGDSSAQFLFKALHAVGLSNNPYSISRDDGTKVRCVYITSAVKCAPPKNKPTAEEVDNCSYWLKAELEIVKPRAVVALGRIAWEAVFKAMDVRAPEFAHGAFVDVGPMRVFASYHPSPRNTNTGRLDLQSLIEVFEAAKAYAGCG